Sequence from the Aspergillus nidulans FGSC A4 chromosome III genome:
TTAAGCGCATCCCAGCGTTTCATGTCGGAAATGGAGGCCAATGCCTACATGGCTGTCCTCTATCCCGGGATGTATGCATCGACATTGAGTGTGTTGACTGAGGTTCGGAAGCGCCTGGGCTCTGATTGGCTACGCTCATTGATTTCGCAAGAGGGTGGGCCAAATGTTCTTGACGCTGGAGCTGGTGGTGCAGCCATTCTGGCATGGAGAGATGTTCTCCGAGCTGAGTACGAGCTCATGGTTCCGGATCATCCCACGTCGGATCCTTATCCTCTGGGAAGATCAACTGTTCTCACAGGATCAGACCCTCTTCGTCTACGGGCTAGTTTAATGCTCGAAAACACAACCTTCCTCCCTCGACTGCCTGACTATATTCACACGCGGGACAGCCCGACTGTTCATGACAGTCGACCGCCAAAACGAAAACAGTTTGACCTCGTCATTGCTCCTTACGCTCTAATGAACTTTAGCGAAGAATATGAGCGGAAGGAATACGTTGAGAATCTGTGGCAGCTCCTAAAGCCGAACGGCGGTGTTCTGGTCCTAATGGAAAAGGGACACCAGAAAGGGTTTGAAGCGATTGCCGGAGCTCGCGAGATGTTGCTAAAGCGCTATATTTCAAGCCCAGGCTCAACAGAGTATGACGCACTCACCGAGTCAGCCGGCGACGACAGGAAGGTCCAGAAAGAACCCGGCATGATTGTCGCTCCTTGCACCAACCACGAGAGATGCCCCATGTATCACACCGACGGCCACGCCAAGGGCCGAAAAGACTACTGCCATTTCGAACAAAGGTACATCCGTCCAACCTTTCACCAGCGCATAATCGGTGCCAAGGACCGTAATCACGAGGATCTGAAGTTCAGTTACGTTGTTGTTCAACGTGGCGTTGATCTTCGCCAGACAGAGCATATTGTGCAAGGCTCCCAAGCCACAGACGCCGCATTCGAGGGTTACGAACACCTAAACGAAGCAGGCGAAGtagctgaagctgaagaggtGGCGCGCACCGAAGTCGAAACACCTGAGCCTCTCTCCCCTGCCCCTGAGACAAAATTCCATGCCCTCTCCCTTCCGCGAGTCCTCTACCCACCCATGAAACGACGAGGTCACGTCATCTTCGACATGTGCACGCCGGCCGGGAAAATCGAACGCTGGACCGTTCCCCGGTCATTCAGTCGCCGAGCCTTTAAGGATGCTCGCAAAGCCAGGTGGGGAGACCTTTGGGCTCTCGGAGCAAAGACTAGGATTCCCAGGAACTTGAAACTCGGCGATAAGAGgggcgaagggaagaaggagcgGTTGGCGAGACGTGCCGCCGAAAGGAGTGATTtccaggaaggagaaggaaactTGGACGATTTGGATGAGTATGTTGAGGGTCGTCCCTCACATTCACATCTCGATATAGCTAATCTGATGCGGGAgaaaggggagaagaagatccctAGTTGGAAGAAACATGCGGAAAATAAGAGGCTGAGGCACGCGAGTAGGAAGATCGCTCGGGAGAGTCTTTAGTGCCGGATCATGATATGCATCTTTGGGAAACTCTGGGTTTGACGGAGTGGGAATTGTGGGCGTCGTTGGCGCTATCTATCTATTCGAGCTGTACAGCACGGTTTTGTGTTACATTGTAAAATAGGCGCAAGGCAAAAAACTGTATAATAGGCATGAAATCTCCATAACTGTGTCATGGAAGTTACTATATGCGAGTGAGCGCTAATTGCTACAGCACATCAACTCCTTGTCATGGTAGCCGCTTTGACAAGCCTGATTTTATTTCCTCCGCGCATGATTGTCTGCCGGGACAAACCCGCCACGGCTACGACTTTACGGAAGTACCGGTATAACTTGGATAAGCAAGTAATACCCATAGAATGATGTCCTTTGCGGTCCACTTTGCTCTTCGAGATCGGCAGCTGGTCAAATATGCTCAGCTGCTGTCAGATCCAAAGTCTTGACATGGCAATATCTGCAAATGAGAGCAGACGAGCCGAGTTCACCAAATATTGGCCACTCTAAGTAGCGGTAGGATTAGAAAGGTCGGCTAGACTTCACCTTTCAGACCTTACCCATTTAGGTTTCCAGGGCTGTGCAGAGTTGTGAGAGAATCATGCCAGTTTTCTCAACTTGCATGAATCGCATCGATTCAATTAATAAAAAGCCATActcttcctcaactgccGTTCTCTCTGCGTACTTTGCAGCTCCAGACGTTCAACGGCATACTTAAGCCGCTCTTTCTTCTGAACCAATCTTCTCAACTCGAGCGCTTTCGCTGCGGAACCAGCCTCTCCACTGGCTGTATGTCTCTGTCCGCGTGTCGAGGTTTTGCGGCTCTCGGAGTTAAGTCTTCCCTCCTGCAGTTCACATTTCGCACGGAGACCTTGTTCGCGACGAGAAAGCTTTTCAACGTGGTTTGAGGCGAGGGAGAGCAAGTGTGCGATGCTTGGGGTGATTTCGTCTAAGAGGGCCTTTTGGGCTTCACGGATGGTTGGTTCGGGGAGAAGCTCGAAGTGCTTATTAACAAACGTCAGCATGGAAGCTCTTATTCGTGACTGCGGTATATTCTTACCCTTGTTGTTTGCAGGACTTTGGAAATGCGTGGGAAGTCGCTGACGCCAGAGTCGAGGATAGCGATGGAATCGTCGACTAGACCGAGTGAGGAGTGGAGGGAACTGACTGAGTTTGCGAGTGACATTGCCATCTTCTCAGCGAGAACTTTCTGGAGTGACGTCAGTCGTAGCAAAACgaagcgaagaaaagaatatGCTGATTTTTGTTCCGCAACTCTGATTGTTTACATGAGGGGAAGTCCCGACGTTATCGGCAATATGTAAAAGCGGCGTGGGCTCACTACCAAAAGGGGCTAGTCCTCGGGTCTCCGGACAAACCTCGTTGCTTCCGTTCTTGCTTGTCGCACCCTTTCCCGGTTCATCAACCGCATCAGCTCTTCACAACAGCATCACAACTCGCTGTACATACCGCTACAATGGCCTCTCTCCTCCCTAAGAAGTTTCCTACGCCCATCGGTATGTCCCGTTTCTTTCCGGACGTTGCGCAGTCTGCGGATACATGAGCTTGACTAACCCTTCACACAGCCAAGCCCCTCGGGCCCTTCTTCGCTGCCGGTACGTACTATAATATCCTCGATTGCATCAAACAGGTGGACGATGTCTTTTGCGGGGCGAACTATCTTTGATAAAGATGGCGGGAAAGGACTGCAGTTACTCGGGTGCTAACTCCGCGGCTAGGTCTGGTCATCCTCTACGGCATCAACTCGGCCTCCAATGCCATGGCCAACTGTGAGTCGCTTACTTTCTAATATATGCACCTGTCGAGATCTTGgatttttatttttttcttaaCGGCGAGTTTTGCTGGCGAACCATTGCTAACATCCGCGCTTTCCAGCCGCCGAGTACAAGAACGACCCTCGCAACCCCAATCGCCAGGCCGCTAAGCACTAGATTTCCGATACTGGAGTTTGATTGGAATGCCAATGTGATGGCCAGTTGATCGACTTCGTTATATCACCATTGCCGTGATGTTGCGAGCAGTTCCCTGTACAGACATAGACTCTACTTGTCATGCAATATAATGAATTGACAAGTTCTACTACCATTCCATCCGCTGTCCATAAACCTCGTGTGGCAGGTCTTTATACGCGGTGTACCCTTCTTTTCTTACTGATATCCCGCGCCGTTGTAGACTTGCCAAAGGTACCCATAATCAGATGCCGCTTTCCAGGCTACCAAGGTGTTTCGCCTAGTTGGGCGGTGTATCTCGAGGATACATGTGCGACAGTCTCTCTCATGATCACGTAATGCAACCTTAAGGACTGCCTGTATATCAAATCAAACTCGTGCATAATTTGGGACAATGCACTTGCCGCAACAATCCCCTGTTTATCCCAAATCCAGCCTTATAGATATTTCGAGTGCCCGTCAAGCACAGTCTTAATGCATGCTTCAGTTGACGAAGACCATCTACTTCGAGACTGGTTGGACATAAAATTTGCTTGGTATACGGAATAGTCGTGGATATTGCGCTAGGCCCGGTTTGGGTATATAATCCCGTGACTTCGGGGAATCGGGTCTCGCGCTTCTCCAAAGTCACCGTACGATAGCAAATTCAAAACGAACAATCTCAACATTATCGCCAAACCGCCCAACATGTCACAGTTCCGCGCCAAGAAGCTCGACATTGGAGGCTTCATCAACATCCGTGTTATCCGTGATCACACTAAGCGTAAGGTTTTCGAACAATATGAGCCTGAACGGTACGGCATCCTTGACTTGCATCTTTTCAATATCCTTACCTCCTAGACTGTTCATCTTTATACCATGGAAGAAATTGCTAATTCTGGTTGCTATAGACAAGCCCTCCGCTACATAATCCGAAACACCACGCTGCCCCAGCGTGTCCGCGCCCAGGCCCAACTGCAGCTCTCGCAAATGCACGCCTACACCCGGTCTACGCAAATCAAGAACCGCTGTGTGGCGGGAGGTACAGCCAGGAGTGTTTTCCGAGACTTCAGGATTGGAAGAGTAAGCAAATGCTCTGCAGGGCTCTGTCTAACGCCGGTCTAACAATGTTTCTCCTCCAGTATCAATTCCGCCAACAGGCGCTCGCGGGTGAGCTACCGGGAGTGAAGAAGGCTAGTTGGTAGAAGGTGTTATATCCTTGGGATGAAAAAGTCTGGCAGGTTGTCTTGGTTCGCTTGAGCAAATGGGCGTTTTATTGTAGTGTCATATTCGAGGACGATTGTACGATAAGTTACCTGGATTAGACGGGTCTATACATGTTATtcctgctgatgctgctggtttgTGTCTTCGCCGTTTCTTTGGTTTCGAAAAAATACTTGAGTCGCTAGTCTTGCCTACACCCGACTCGGGGGGTTGCAAACAGAAACAATCATGGATTGGAGCTTGAGGTCACTGGTGAAGCTAACGAAGCCTGCATGAGAAAGTTCACTTAgcttctctccttttcttctcaccCAGATCCTCTACTTTTCTATTCACTGTGTCCCCGAGTTTCATCCCCCATCGAATGTCATCAATTCGACTCCCCGTCCAAGACCTATATTCATTCATCATTCCTACCTTTCGCAGACGTCTCTACAGTGTCTACAATAGACATGTTCGTCTTCCGCAGGCAGGATCTGCCTCTGGATCCTATATTCCCGGCAGATTTGAAGAATTTTAGAGTGAGTTACTTCAAGCGTATCCTCGACTTTACAACAAATCATCTGGAATGGTTACTTCATCAACGAGAAAGACCAAATCCGCAAAATCGCAGATCCAGAACAGGGATTTCAATATAAGATTAACAAAAATGACCGCTGGAATGAGGTTTAGCGCAATGCAATGAACGGTGCGGGCATCTCTCATGGCAACTCACCCCATTCTCGAGAACCAACGCCCTTCAGAAACGACCGCACCGAGATCTTAAATTTATCACTAAAGGGGAGCAGAATGCATCCGCAGATCGTGCTGTCCCGCCTCCGCGACCTGGGTCTCATAAAACTCTGCCTCCCTCTCACATCTGGCCCTAAAAAGCCGCATGTCCCTATCTTGGTTTCAAAAAACCTAACCTCCGCCTCACGAATCATCCTTGTTTTCGGCGAACCCGTGCAAGACCTCGAGATATGGGGTTACCGTACGATAGGTACGGAGAGCATAAACGCCGGTTCGGCCGTGGACTTCGTCAAAGCAATCCTTCAGTCTAACCAGGACGCTAAGTCATTCTGCGAACACAGTCAAAGGCTACAAAGAAGGGTGATAAAGCCGTTATTCTCGCAAATACCGGTCAGCTCATCTGGCACTGCGGCCTGGGCAAAGCAATGACTATCGTTACTCAGTTAGCCTTACCTCGCCCGTCAGCTGTTGATCCGCCTCTGGCGGAGACTAGGAGGAACAAGATCCCTGAGAATAGAAATTGGCAGGAACATGTTAACTCTGTTTTTGAGGGAATTCTCGCAGCTCGTGGAAGGCTTGTGAGGAGGGATGCGAAAATTGAAATTATTGGTGCTTCAGAAGGGGGACTTGGTGCGGTTAGGTATCTGGTAAGGAATTGTATGTGGTCCTTTCGTCTCTTCTACGCATTCCTTCTATTGATTCAGAAAAAGAGTATTAAATGAATTTTGTTTTAGGGCCCGCCTGGCGCGACAATATCTCAGCACTCTGCCTCGCTAACCCGCTACACACTAAATCCTTCGACCTCATCTCTTCCGAACCCAACACTACCGGAAGCAAGAACGCAGGTTTAGACTCTGCATCTTTCCCATCCTTCGTATCCTCCCGCTGTCGTGCGTATGTCCTGTCCCCCAAGCCACTTGGCGTCCCAATCTCAATCACAGAGATCCAGGAATTAGATCGTGGGTGGAATTGCTATTCATCAGGGAGGAGCTTAATGCAGAGTGTATTTTACCCATACCTTGGAAGAATatgctggcttggctggACAGAGCTTATGAAAGCCCTGAATTTTGTGAAGCGCAGCTTATTGTCCGCGACATTcgagaagaggaggttgtttCGGAAAGCAATGGGGGTGCGAATGGGGCGTGATGTTTCGTTTATGTGGAATGCGATGGAGAATAAGGCGTATACCTATGTGCTTCGATTTTTCTGGATTTGGCTGAAAGTGGAGATGAACTGGCATGAGCGTATTTCACTATGAATCGAAATCGAGTTGAGAGGTTCGTAGGTGTCTTGGGTCGTCGGCAGCCAAGCACTATGCTCAGATAATGAGGATAACCCGCCTAGCTAGCACATAAGCCATCATTTTCAGAAAGTATTACGTTGCCCTAGTTTCTACAAAGACACCTTTACACTTAACTTGCCTCGTATTATGCAAAAGCGCCAAAAAGCTAGTGTATATACAACTGACTAATAGTCAACTCTGGTCTACTCTATATAAGCCCTTACAAttgccttcttccactcttctAACGAAATAGCCTTCCCCATATACGGTACAAACCCCTTCGGCACACCATACTCATCTCCATCAGGACCATGACTATCATACTTCGGCACCTCCAAAAATGCATGGCTCCTATCACAAACCTTCAACGGTAGGGTCCCACTCCTCAACTGCTCAAAACACTCCTTGTCAAAGGTTAAATTAATGCAGTCCTTGCACCACCACATCTCACTCGCACCTTGCCAGTAGCGCCCGCAGCTGCCGTCGCAGATGGCGAAAACAGGGACGGAGCATGGGTCTTCACCACTGTCGTCTACGTCGTCCCCCTTTGCTGACGCAGGTGCTgaagctggctctgagagtGAGTGCGAGTGCGAATCCGCAAGCGAGACAGGTTTAAGCTCGGGCGTGCGCGGTAAACTATTCGGTGTACCTGGACGCCTGGGTTCTGGCGTCCCAGGGCCTGTTTGTAGACTGATGCTAGGGCTAGCAGTGTTTACTGCAGGTCGACTGCGGGGACTTTGCTCTTTCCGTTCTTTCTTGCTGTTATGGTCTTTTCCGTTCGTAGTCCTCGTCGGCTCGTCAATCAGCGGCATTGAAATCCCCGGGCCAGAGCCCGCATTCACATTTGCAAAAGCAGCAGCCCGACTCGCCAGAGCCGCCATTGCCACAGCAGCAAGGGCATTCGCGTCATCATCCAGTGGCAAAAACACAAGCAGTAGCCTCCAATAAGCGAGATAATCATTATCAGCGTCATCATCAGATAGCATCTCCAACGCGAGCTTTACCACACTCCGCACGATTTGCTTAGCTTTTTCCTTATTCCCCGTGACGACGTAGTACCGCGCGAGATAGAGCTTGGCTGGGAGAATCAGGTTGCTTTGGGACGCTGACGCTGACGACGCCGAGCCTTCGTCCGGTGTGATTGAGGCTATACGGTGTAAATATTCCTGCGCTAAGTCTGAATTCGGCTCGGCAGATCGTGCGCGAGACAGATAGGTTGGCGCAAGTTTCAGTGTCAAACTAGGCAGGACGTAGTCGATGTCCAGGAATGAGCGAGGGAGGTCTTCTTTCAGCGCCGTTTCCCACAGAACTATAGCGCGCTCTTCGCTGTCTGTTCCGTCCTGTTGAAAAATCTCGTTTGCGTAGTGGTACCTAATGTAGAAGAGGCTTGTGTAAGCCTCCATTTGGGCTGAGAGTTTGATGGCGTCTTCGTAGACGGTCTCGATGAAATCGAATTGTCCCGTTTCGACGGCTGTATGGAGAATGATGCTGTGGAATGCTTCTTCCGAGGCAAGGTCGACGAGCATCCTGGACAGATGAGAGTTGCCTTTTCTCTCACGAGAGCCGGTAATAGTGTCAGAGACAGCACCGGCTTGAACGGTCTTTAGCAGCTCCAAGATATCTTTCCAGAGCCGCCTATCATAGTATTGCTCAATGATAGTCAAGATCCGCTTGAAGCATGCATTATCAACCTTTACCGATTCCGTGAAAGATTCAATTGCCGGATCAAACTGCTCCGCATCCCAATATCGCTGGCCGCGGTCAAATAGCATCTCTGCGAACGCCCGGACGTTGTTTagcttcaacatccatctctcATCTGTCTTAAGTCTGGCTATGATGTCGTTCAGGATGTCGATCGCTTCGCTGTTTGACGGTACTACGTGCGCTAGGTAGTATGATGCTCGCCAGTTGGTGGGGTCTAGGGTCAATGCGTGCCGGCATCTTTGTTCTGCTTGGAGAGAGAAGTTGTAGTCGTATAAAATGACGGCCACTTGAACCTCCCAGAGGGAGTCTTTCTTGCAATCAAGCAGGGTGAGCGACCACGCTTCAATCTCGGCGATGTCCTCTAGGGTTGGAGCAGCGGTTTCTGGGTCGGCATCGGTGTCTGAAGTAGGGTTTCGGGTTGCGTCAGTGCGGTTTATCTGCGTAAGTTAGTCCAATATGTTCTTGATAAAGGTGTATAGTAGATGGACAAACCTTCTTTAATACACCAAGAATGAAGGAAAACGCATACACAGCTAACTTGTGCGGTGTCTCCTCTCGTAACCAATGCACAACCATCCGTTTCGCCAAAGTCTGAAGCAGTTCCTTCTCTGGCTCTGAGCTACTGATCAGATTGCTCACCCAAGCCCTTTCCTTCCCATCGGATATATCAGCGATAGCCACCGACTCCTTCAACCACCTCACAACCTCCCTGACAGCCCCATCCCCTTCGAGCCAAGCCGATCTCGCCATCCAGGCAAAATCGCTCGCCGCCTGGGGATCCTCCGTCCAAAGCAGTGCAT
This genomic interval carries:
- a CDS encoding tRNA methyltransferase RSM22 (transcript_id=CADANIAT00005822) — its product is MLSRSPALRATRAKPKNIIIPGYGSLHAGSRRLRCRAPTLTNPQFSTKSTANAADSLKSIRHSGRTPNTYKSGHFVTGQRYFSSAKEADSKTEPDDALYALIDKINTTEAEILELLDELDLTDEYSGSGSSTQEVLDEASNKAAYHVEEQTAEERVHQARQAFGDTLPDGYLNEEETLLYSRLYGEPINLPEHESEVEGKQDEADRLFRDDGVGGWEEVPYDATETQNDWPVVYDMEAPPIEETAAMQRTREVAEQLGAEIMLETLEEQEAEGSSPRLHPLTRQGKFATDPYTVFPPKDTVTGPISAILSEFSNKHIAEAAHKAFGGKLLPQSTRTAPAHAQEPQEAIGLSASQRFMSEMEANAYMAVLYPGMYASTLSVLTEVRKRLGSDWLRSLISQEGGPNVLDAGAGGAAILAWRDVLRAEYELMVPDHPTSDPYPLGRSTVLTGSDPLRLRASLMLENTTFLPRLPDYIHTRDSPTVHDSRPPKRKQFDLVIAPYALMNFSEEYERKEYVENLWQLLKPNGGVLVLMEKGHQKGFEAIAGAREMLLKRYISSPGSTEYDALTESAGDDRKVQKEPGMIVAPCTNHERCPMYHTDGHAKGRKDYCHFEQRYIRPTFHQRIIGAKDRNHEDLKFSYVVVQRGVDLRQTEHIVQGSQATDAAFEGYEHLNEAGEVAEAEEVARTEVETPEPLSPAPETKFHALSLPRVLYPPMKRRGHVIFDMCTPAGKIERWTVPRSFSRRAFKDARKARWGDLWALGAKTRIPRNLKLGDKRGEGKKERLARRAAERSDFQEGEGNLDDLDEYVEGRPSHSHLDIANLMREKGEKKIPSWKKHAENKRLRHASRKIARESL
- a CDS encoding DASH complex subunit SPC19 (transcript_id=CADANIAT00005823), yielding MAMSLANSVSSLHSSLGLVDDSIAILDSGVSDFPRISKVLQTTRHFELLPEPTIREAQKALLDEITPSIAHLLSLASNHVEKLSRREQGLRAKCELQEGRLNSESRKTSTRGQRHTASGEAGSAAKALELRRLVQKKERLKYAVERLELQSTQRERQLRKSMAFY
- a CDS encoding F1F0 ATP synthase subunit i (transcript_id=CADANIAT00005824), coding for MASLLPKKFPTPIAKPLGPFFAAGLVILYGINSASNAMANSAEYKNDPRNPNRQAAKH
- a CDS encoding mitochondrial 37S ribosomal protein uS14m (transcript_id=CADANIAT00005825), whose translation is MSQFRAKKLDIGGFINIRVIRDHTKRKVFEQYEPERQALRYIIRNTTLPQRVRAQAQLQLSQMHAYTRSTQIKNRCVAGGTARSVFRDFRIGRYQFRQQALAGELPGVKKASW
- a CDS encoding uncharacterized protein (transcript_id=CADANIAT00005826), with amino-acid sequence MTIVTQLALPRPSAVDPPLAETRRNKIPENRNWQEHVNSVFEGILAARGRLVRRDAKIEIIGASEGGLGAVRYLVRNWPAWRDNISALCLANPLHTKSFDLISSEPNTTGSKNAGLDSASFPSFVSSRCRAAYESPEFCEAQLIVRDIREEEVVSESNGGANGA